A stretch of the Kushneria konosiri genome encodes the following:
- a CDS encoding GNAT family N-acetyltransferase, whose product MSAVTSQLQWPLDWRPGNHTDDLRFAQQLVEETMSPYWQKRRMVFSRQLFRDQWVRLETAIVMRDDRKAGLIAWDVMEGIHHLRELHMAAPWRGQGIGSQVLANWIARQEALGARKMRLKVFAENPARRLYERMGFQPMKNASDISGLLNMERRT is encoded by the coding sequence ATGAGTGCCGTTACTTCTCAGCTGCAGTGGCCGCTGGACTGGCGACCCGGCAACCATACGGATGATCTGCGCTTTGCTCAGCAGCTGGTAGAGGAGACCATGTCTCCCTACTGGCAGAAGCGGCGTATGGTGTTCAGTCGTCAGCTGTTCAGGGATCAATGGGTGCGGCTGGAGACGGCGATTGTCATGCGTGATGATCGAAAGGCCGGGTTGATTGCATGGGACGTAATGGAAGGTATTCATCACCTTCGCGAGCTTCATATGGCAGCACCATGGCGAGGGCAGGGGATCGGCTCGCAGGTACTGGCCAACTGGATCGCTCGTCAGGAAGCGCTGGGTGCCAGAAAGATGCGCCTCAAGGTATTTGCCGAAAACCCGGCACGTCGGCTTTATGAGCGCATGGGGTTTCAACCCATGAAAAATGCGAGTGATATTTCAGGGCTTTTGAACATGGAGCGGCGTACGTGA
- a CDS encoding NINE protein, translating into MSVSESATPPTHATQGTHNMLMGYLLWLFGFTGAHRFYYGKPITGTIWFFTFGLFLIGWIVDLFLIPLMDRQADLRFQRGSRSYTVTWILLTFLGVLGIHRMYMGKWITGVIYLLTGGLFLLGVLYDFWTLNDQLSIKHQRER; encoded by the coding sequence ATGTCCGTATCCGAAAGCGCAACACCTCCGACTCATGCCACACAGGGCACCCACAACATGTTGATGGGTTATCTGCTGTGGCTTTTCGGGTTCACCGGTGCCCACCGATTTTATTACGGCAAGCCGATTACGGGGACGATCTGGTTTTTTACCTTCGGTCTTTTCCTGATCGGCTGGATTGTCGATCTCTTTTTAATTCCTCTCATGGACCGTCAGGCCGATCTTCGTTTTCAGCGCGGCAGCAGAAGTTATACCGTTACCTGGATACTGCTGACGTTTCTTGGCGTACTCGGTATCCATCGCATGTACATGGGCAAGTGGATCACGGGCGTCATTTATCTGCTGACAGGCGGTCTTTTCCTGCTGGGTGTGCTCTATGATTTCTGGACGCTCAATGATCAGCTGTCGATCAAGCATCAACGCGAGCGCTAG
- a CDS encoding cation diffusion facilitator family transporter yields the protein MASESKAVIYAAMAGNLAVAITKFVAAAFTGSSAMLSEGIHSVVDTGNQVLLLLGMHRAGKPPDRDFPFGYGKEVYFWSFVVAILIFAIGAGVSFYEGVVHVRSPEPMSSPLINYIVLGLAILFEGASWLFALHGFRKAKGKWGYLEAVQRGKDPSLFMVLFEDSAAMLGLVVALGGVWLSQVTGNPIFDGVASMVIGLILAGTAVWLAIETKGLLIGESANRRVVDDIRDIVGRHPQVEAVNEVLTMHMGPDFILVNLSVRFSRSMPAEQLERVIAELDQSLKQQHGEIKRIFIEAESSLEDNTSSEQKQV from the coding sequence ATGGCTTCTGAATCAAAGGCCGTTATTTATGCGGCCATGGCAGGCAATCTGGCCGTTGCCATTACCAAGTTTGTGGCAGCTGCCTTTACGGGTAGTTCGGCCATGCTCTCCGAAGGTATTCACTCGGTCGTGGATACCGGCAATCAGGTCCTGCTTCTGCTGGGAATGCATCGTGCCGGCAAGCCGCCGGATCGCGACTTTCCCTTTGGTTACGGCAAGGAGGTTTACTTCTGGAGCTTTGTGGTCGCCATTTTGATTTTTGCCATCGGGGCAGGGGTTTCGTTTTACGAAGGGGTGGTGCATGTACGCTCACCCGAGCCCATGTCATCGCCCTTGATCAACTACATTGTGCTGGGTCTGGCCATTTTATTTGAGGGAGCGTCATGGCTTTTTGCCCTGCACGGCTTTCGCAAGGCCAAGGGCAAATGGGGTTATCTCGAGGCGGTGCAGCGTGGCAAGGACCCCTCGTTGTTCATGGTGCTTTTTGAGGACTCAGCCGCCATGCTGGGGCTTGTCGTGGCACTGGGCGGCGTCTGGTTGAGTCAGGTGACTGGCAATCCGATCTTTGATGGCGTGGCTTCCATGGTGATCGGGCTGATTCTGGCCGGTACCGCGGTATGGCTGGCCATCGAAACCAAGGGGCTATTGATCGGTGAAAGCGCCAATCGTCGGGTTGTCGACGATATTCGCGACATCGTTGGACGCCACCCGCAGGTGGAGGCGGTCAACGAAGTGCTGACCATGCATATGGGGCCTGATTTCATACTGGTCAATCTGAGCGTGCGCTTTAGCCGAAGCATGCCGGCCGAGCAGCTTGAACGCGTCATTGCAGAGCTTGATCAGAGCCTCAAGCAGCAACATGGCGAGATCAAGCGAATCTTTATCGAGGCCGAATCAAGCCTTGAAGACAACACATCCTCCGAACAGAAACAGGTCTGA
- a CDS encoding exopolysaccharide biosynthesis protein, with the protein MTQTTRLSELMTSLDDEHEGSDVSINDILKTFESRGFGPLLVIPSLLALVCPVPGIPTACGLFMALIAIQQVFGRAHPWLPGRLRKVSIEGDRFHRLVVRVKPWAERFESLFKPRLTFMDTNAARRVVAVLITLLSLSMAPLELLPFAAALPAGMLLLIALGMIARDGLIMLIGLVVAVAGILSFLLFI; encoded by the coding sequence ATGACACAAACCACCCGACTCAGCGAGCTGATGACGTCGCTGGACGACGAGCATGAGGGAAGCGATGTCAGTATCAATGACATTCTAAAGACCTTTGAATCCCGCGGGTTTGGACCGCTGCTGGTCATTCCATCGCTTCTGGCGCTGGTCTGCCCGGTGCCGGGCATTCCGACCGCCTGCGGCCTGTTCATGGCACTGATCGCCATTCAACAGGTGTTCGGACGTGCTCATCCCTGGCTGCCAGGGCGGCTGCGAAAGGTCTCCATCGAGGGCGACCGATTTCATCGTCTGGTGGTTCGTGTCAAACCCTGGGCCGAGCGCTTTGAGTCTCTTTTCAAGCCTCGTCTGACATTCATGGATACCAATGCTGCTCGGCGTGTGGTGGCAGTACTGATCACGCTGTTGAGTCTTTCGATGGCGCCGCTGGAGCTTTTGCCCTTTGCCGCTGCGCTACCGGCCGGCATGTTGTTGTTGATTGCGCTGGGCATGATCGCGCGTGATGGTCTGATCATGCTGATCGGTCTGGTCGTGGCCGTCGCTGGAATCCTGTCGTTTCTGCTTTTTATTTAA
- a CDS encoding transglycosylase SLT domain-containing protein: MGILLTAGIAAPAMASDESFQQAFEAARAQQWSRIDHDAIQGHVLEGYVEYHELKSRLPGVSPAVINDYLQRYRHSVLSEWMRGVAQDTWGARQQFDNFLAVSDDVPQGTTRQCWYYRALLDREPQRAAIGGRQLWLVDHSQPTACDPLFERLRANGAIDGADIWSRLMLSWRAGEDAMARYLPDELPESWQPQRSAFQRLQNDPGRITELPGLIGQDSPGAPSLYSAAMARLIRQDTAQALAAWREIKSRAPLTDEQRHDIEHDLAFYSLVRDINANAGWADAATAQLGDQDLIELRTRKALEHRQWGEVAAWIERMKPDERRDAHWQYWLGRAREQLGNTDGAHQAWQIAAGQRSFFGFAAADRINQPYALENERITIAEKDMKDAANLPSMRRIAALYRIGEPGLARAEWYYLMRHLPKAQRPTLTQYALGQGWYDLTIYAAIRGDHWDALDWRFPQGYVDLFQKWGHQRNVDPWLLMALARRESSFNPQAQSPVGARGLMQIMPGTGQHVSQQLGVPWQGVTSLEDPETNVMLGSAYIRDMAARYSGNRVAAAAAYNAGPGRVDRWLADSDEPFDLFIEEIPFRETREYVQAVLTYRAIFEGLARGTTQGVHMMTEHERKARYNGALQR; encoded by the coding sequence ATGGGCATCCTGCTGACCGCGGGCATTGCCGCACCGGCGATGGCAAGCGACGAGAGCTTTCAACAGGCCTTTGAGGCTGCTCGGGCTCAACAGTGGAGCCGGATCGACCATGACGCCATTCAGGGACACGTACTGGAAGGCTATGTCGAATATCACGAGCTCAAGTCGCGCCTGCCGGGAGTGTCTCCAGCCGTCATCAATGACTATCTGCAGCGCTATCGGCATTCGGTACTGTCGGAATGGATGCGCGGTGTGGCCCAGGACACATGGGGTGCCCGTCAGCAGTTCGATAATTTTCTTGCCGTCAGTGATGACGTTCCACAGGGCACCACGCGCCAGTGCTGGTACTACCGGGCACTTCTGGACCGGGAGCCCCAGCGAGCAGCGATCGGTGGGCGTCAGCTGTGGCTGGTCGATCATTCACAGCCAACGGCCTGTGATCCCTTGTTCGAGCGCCTTCGCGCCAATGGCGCCATTGATGGTGCCGATATCTGGTCACGTCTGATGCTGTCCTGGCGTGCCGGGGAAGATGCGATGGCGCGCTACCTTCCCGATGAACTGCCTGAAAGCTGGCAGCCCCAGCGCAGCGCGTTCCAGCGTCTTCAAAATGATCCTGGACGCATTACCGAACTACCCGGACTGATCGGTCAGGACAGCCCCGGCGCGCCTTCGCTTTACAGTGCGGCCATGGCACGCCTTATCCGGCAGGATACCGCTCAGGCCCTTGCGGCCTGGCGTGAGATCAAATCCCGCGCCCCGCTGACCGATGAGCAGCGTCACGATATCGAGCACGACCTGGCTTTTTACTCGCTGGTTCGCGATATCAATGCCAACGCCGGGTGGGCCGATGCTGCCACGGCACAACTGGGAGATCAGGACCTTATTGAATTAAGAACCCGAAAGGCACTCGAGCACCGTCAGTGGGGCGAAGTGGCTGCGTGGATCGAACGCATGAAGCCAGACGAGCGTCGTGATGCTCACTGGCAATACTGGCTGGGTCGTGCACGAGAGCAGCTCGGCAACACCGATGGCGCCCACCAGGCGTGGCAGATCGCGGCCGGCCAGCGCAGTTTTTTCGGCTTTGCCGCTGCGGATCGCATCAACCAGCCCTATGCGCTTGAAAACGAGCGGATCACGATCGCCGAGAAGGACATGAAGGATGCGGCCAACCTGCCCTCGATGCGCCGCATTGCCGCGCTGTACCGCATTGGAGAGCCAGGGCTGGCACGCGCCGAATGGTATTACCTGATGCGCCATCTCCCCAAAGCGCAGCGCCCAACCCTTACACAGTATGCGCTTGGCCAGGGATGGTATGACCTGACCATCTATGCTGCCATTCGCGGCGACCACTGGGACGCACTCGACTGGCGCTTCCCGCAGGGTTATGTCGACCTGTTCCAGAAATGGGGACACCAACGCAACGTCGACCCGTGGCTTCTGATGGCGTTGGCGCGCCGCGAGAGTTCCTTTAACCCTCAGGCACAGTCACCGGTCGGCGCGCGTGGGCTGATGCAGATCATGCCAGGTACGGGACAGCATGTGAGTCAACAGCTGGGCGTGCCATGGCAGGGCGTGACCAGCCTTGAAGACCCGGAAACCAATGTCATGCTGGGCAGCGCCTATATTCGCGACATGGCCGCACGCTACAGCGGTAATCGTGTGGCAGCGGCGGCAGCCTACAATGCGGGGCCGGGTCGGGTGGACCGCTGGCTGGCCGACAGCGACGAGCCTTTTGATCTTTTTATTGAAGAGATTCCGTTTCGAGAAACGCGCGAGTACGTTCAGGCCGTGCTGACCTACCGCGCCATCTTCGAAGGGCTTGCCAGAGGCACCACTCAGGGCGTTCACATGATGACCGAGCATGAACGCAAGGCGCGCTACAACGGCGCCCTTCAGCGCTAA
- a CDS encoding YkvA family protein gives MAKGRLNPIGLIRGRGRVYWRIIKALRTFFPMLNDWRKGRYRPLPKKAVGLMALAIIYVVSPIDLIPDFFLFWGVLDDLVIGGWLLAKLDEELDDYRRWRESADRPVA, from the coding sequence ATGGCAAAAGGTCGACTCAACCCCATCGGTCTGATTCGTGGTCGTGGTCGCGTCTACTGGCGCATCATCAAGGCATTGCGGACCTTCTTTCCCATGCTGAACGACTGGCGAAAGGGGCGTTATCGGCCGCTGCCCAAAAAGGCAGTGGGGCTGATGGCTCTGGCCATTATCTATGTGGTCAGCCCCATCGATCTGATCCCGGATTTCTTTCTATTCTGGGGCGTGCTTGATGATCTTGTGATTGGCGGCTGGCTTCTGGCCAAGCTTGATGAGGAGCTTGACGATTATCGACGCTGGCGCGAAAGCGCCGACAGGCCCGTCGCGTAG
- the htpG gene encoding molecular chaperone HtpG yields MTSAQEQTLGFQTEVKQLLHLMINSLYSNREIFLRELISNSADACDKLRYRALESDALYEGDPELRVEIEFDHDAKTVTIRDNGIGMNREDVIANLGTIARSGTAEFLKQMSGEQQKDARLIGQFGVGFYSGFIVADEVVVRTRLAGTPQDQGVEWRSKGEGEFTIVDIERAAHGTEIVLHLKEDALEFADEHRLKGLVRKYSDHIEVPVRMPTVQEGEDDNDVTVTWETVNEAQALWVRPRTDVSDDEYKAFYKHVAHDFSDPLTWSHNKVEGKLEYTSLLYVPSRAPFDLYQREGARGLKLYVQRVFIIDDAEQFLPLYLRFVKGVVDSNDLSLNVSREILQQDPQVEKMKGALTKRALDMLSKLSKDSDAYQNFWNQFGGVLKEGPAEDHSNREKIGGLLRFASTHTDTSAQNQSLADYVSRMKEGQQGIYYIIADSFNAARHSPHLEIFRKKGIEVLLLSDRIDEWLMTHFTEFDGKSLVDITRGDLDLGDIDSEEEKQAQQESAKAKEGLAERFREALGDQVQEVRVTHRLTESPACVVLPENEMGYQMRRLMEAAGQPVPEVKPILEFNPDHALVARLEGSEGEAFTDLAHVLFDQAVIAEGGQLDDPAAYVRRLNAMLTH; encoded by the coding sequence ATGACGAGTGCGCAAGAGCAGACGCTCGGTTTTCAGACCGAAGTCAAACAACTTCTTCACCTGATGATCAATTCCCTGTATTCCAACCGGGAAATTTTCCTGCGTGAGCTGATTTCCAACAGTGCCGACGCCTGCGACAAGCTGCGCTATCGTGCCCTGGAAAGTGATGCCCTGTATGAGGGTGATCCCGAGCTTCGCGTTGAGATCGAGTTTGATCATGATGCCAAAACCGTCACCATTCGTGACAACGGCATCGGCATGAACCGCGAAGACGTGATTGCCAATCTCGGCACGATCGCGCGTTCCGGAACGGCCGAATTTCTCAAGCAGATGTCCGGCGAGCAGCAAAAGGACGCTCGACTGATCGGCCAGTTCGGCGTTGGCTTCTACTCGGGCTTTATCGTGGCCGACGAAGTCGTCGTTCGCACGCGCCTGGCCGGCACGCCGCAGGATCAGGGCGTGGAGTGGCGCTCGAAGGGCGAGGGTGAGTTCACCATCGTTGATATCGAGCGCGCCGCCCACGGCACCGAGATCGTGTTGCATCTCAAGGAAGATGCGCTTGAGTTTGCCGACGAGCATCGCCTCAAGGGGCTGGTTCGCAAGTATTCCGATCATATCGAAGTGCCGGTACGCATGCCGACCGTTCAGGAAGGCGAGGACGATAACGATGTTACTGTGACCTGGGAGACGGTCAACGAGGCTCAGGCCCTATGGGTTCGTCCGCGTACCGACGTCAGTGACGACGAGTACAAGGCGTTCTACAAGCATGTGGCCCATGATTTCAGCGACCCGCTGACATGGAGCCATAACAAGGTCGAGGGCAAGCTCGAGTACACCAGCCTGCTCTACGTTCCGTCTCGCGCCCCGTTCGATCTGTATCAGCGTGAAGGGGCCCGTGGGCTCAAGCTGTACGTTCAGCGTGTTTTCATCATTGATGATGCCGAGCAGTTCCTGCCGCTGTATCTGCGCTTTGTGAAGGGCGTGGTCGACTCCAATGACCTGTCGCTCAACGTTTCGCGCGAAATCCTGCAGCAGGACCCGCAGGTCGAAAAAATGAAAGGCGCGCTGACCAAGCGTGCGCTCGATATGCTGAGCAAGCTTTCAAAGGACAGCGACGCCTATCAGAACTTCTGGAACCAGTTTGGCGGCGTGCTCAAGGAAGGCCCGGCAGAAGACCACAGCAATCGTGAAAAGATTGGTGGCCTGCTGCGCTTTGCCAGCACTCACACTGACACCTCGGCCCAGAATCAGTCGCTGGCGGACTATGTGTCTCGCATGAAAGAAGGCCAGCAGGGCATCTACTACATCATTGCCGACAGCTTTAATGCCGCGCGGCACAGCCCTCATCTGGAGATCTTCCGCAAGAAGGGCATCGAGGTGCTGCTGCTGTCCGATCGCATCGATGAGTGGCTGATGACCCATTTCACCGAGTTTGATGGCAAGTCGCTGGTCGACATTACCCGGGGGGATCTGGATCTGGGGGATATCGACAGCGAAGAGGAAAAGCAGGCTCAGCAGGAAAGTGCAAAAGCCAAGGAAGGACTGGCCGAGCGTTTCCGCGAGGCGCTGGGAGACCAGGTTCAGGAAGTACGGGTCACGCACCGTCTGACCGAGTCACCGGCCTGCGTGGTACTGCCCGAAAACGAAATGGGCTATCAGATGCGTCGTCTGATGGAGGCCGCCGGCCAGCCTGTGCCCGAGGTCAAGCCGATTCTCGAGTTCAATCCCGATCATGCGCTGGTCGCACGACTGGAGGGCAGTGAAGGAGAGGCCTTTACGGATCTGGCGCACGTGCTTTTTGATCAGGCCGTGATTGCTGAAGGCGGCCAGCTGGATGATCCGGCTGCCTATGTGCGTCGCCTGAATGCCATGTTGACCCATTAA
- a CDS encoding protein bax — MLALSVFSVFTPSHADASKPSFQMPDLREHPAGSDRKIAFFNLMIPLIEKANDEIQNDRVWLTHMRDQKRWTTDSRQRLASLCSDYGMSCKNEKDVDWSTLLARVDTVPIQLVLIQAVEESGWGTSRFAREGNNLFGMRCFGNNCGLEQIGTGSGYQSFATVYDGIEAYMRNLNTHNAYEHLRTRRAALRDKGKNVNALALIPSLQNYSIRGDAYLAALQSLLNTNAPLIEEMRVQDSDDPA, encoded by the coding sequence GTGCTTGCACTCTCAGTTTTCAGCGTGTTTACACCCTCTCACGCCGATGCCAGCAAGCCCAGTTTCCAGATGCCGGACCTGCGAGAGCACCCGGCCGGCAGTGATCGCAAGATTGCCTTTTTCAACCTGATGATTCCGCTCATCGAGAAAGCCAACGATGAGATCCAGAACGATCGCGTATGGCTGACACATATGCGTGATCAAAAACGCTGGACAACCGATTCGCGCCAGCGCCTTGCCTCCCTTTGCAGCGATTATGGTATGAGCTGCAAAAACGAAAAGGATGTCGACTGGTCCACCCTGCTGGCCCGGGTCGATACCGTGCCCATCCAGCTGGTGCTGATTCAGGCCGTAGAAGAATCCGGCTGGGGCACATCAAGATTTGCTCGCGAGGGCAATAACCTCTTTGGCATGCGTTGCTTTGGCAATAACTGTGGTCTTGAGCAGATCGGTACCGGCAGTGGCTACCAGAGTTTTGCGACAGTGTATGACGGTATTGAAGCCTACATGCGCAATCTCAATACGCATAATGCTTATGAGCACCTGCGCACACGCCGTGCTGCCTTGCGCGACAAGGGTAAAAACGTCAATGCGCTGGCGCTGATTCCCTCGTTGCAAAACTACTCCATTCGCGGTGATGCCTATCTGGCAGCGCTTCAGTCGCTTTTGAATACCAATGCGCCGCTGATCGAAGAAATGCGCGTGCAGGACAGTGACGATCCTGCCTAG
- a CDS encoding ATP-binding protein translates to MISIRRYLMRAVMGLVLLCALLSGLAAWLITKHELEEMFDAQLSQFGRIVTGMIDINMDSQDYQALADRLTQPGHAARFYSIEGSPNAGLVMETPSMSAPRRFRPEERMLSLGFWNSDRTPRMLSAEWNDKGPFPPPQKTGYRWISYDNEKWRVFSLYDQEHGVWVSTGLRDGFQQELINKILLGNSLPFLLILPPLGLALWWVIRRGLRPINDLSDEVSRRYHQDLTPIDQEPPRELTGLRDSLNAFIERLRMALDRERRFTADAAHELRTPLAALKIHLDNARASQQDHQMSLDKARQGIERLQRVVDQLLTLARVERTPQRQLDLVDLYPIASELAGEMWPLAGRRQQQLEMSGLSRLEVRADPTELGVLLRNLLDNALRYTPNGGTVTLHLDRADGQPMIQVIDDGPGVPDESLEKITERFHRANQRMTGSGLGLSIVKQLTQRQKASLVINNRQPKGLIVTVIWPTRQV, encoded by the coding sequence ATGATCTCGATTCGCCGCTACCTCATGCGAGCAGTCATGGGGCTGGTACTGCTGTGTGCCCTTTTATCGGGCCTGGCCGCATGGCTGATCACCAAACACGAACTCGAGGAGATGTTTGACGCGCAGCTCTCCCAGTTCGGGCGAATCGTGACGGGCATGATCGATATCAACATGGACTCGCAGGACTATCAGGCACTGGCAGATCGTCTGACTCAGCCGGGTCATGCCGCACGCTTTTACAGCATTGAAGGCAGTCCGAACGCCGGGCTCGTCATGGAGACGCCATCCATGAGTGCGCCACGTCGCTTTCGCCCGGAGGAGCGCATGCTATCGCTGGGTTTCTGGAACAGCGATCGCACACCACGCATGCTCAGTGCCGAATGGAATGACAAGGGGCCCTTCCCCCCACCACAAAAGACCGGCTACCGGTGGATCAGTTACGATAACGAGAAATGGCGCGTTTTCAGCCTCTACGATCAGGAACATGGCGTCTGGGTATCTACCGGGCTGCGAGATGGTTTTCAGCAGGAGTTGATCAACAAGATCCTGCTGGGCAACAGCCTTCCGTTTCTGTTGATCCTGCCCCCTCTGGGCCTGGCGCTGTGGTGGGTCATTCGACGCGGCCTGCGACCCATCAACGACCTCTCTGACGAGGTGTCAAGGCGCTATCATCAGGACCTCACGCCCATCGATCAGGAGCCGCCCCGGGAATTGACAGGGCTTCGCGATTCGCTCAACGCCTTCATTGAAAGACTGCGAATGGCACTGGATCGCGAAAGACGGTTTACCGCCGATGCCGCACATGAGCTTCGCACCCCACTGGCGGCACTCAAGATACACCTGGACAATGCCCGCGCCAGCCAACAGGATCATCAAATGTCACTGGACAAGGCGCGCCAGGGCATCGAGCGCCTGCAGCGCGTGGTTGATCAATTGTTGACGCTGGCACGTGTCGAGCGCACACCGCAGCGCCAGCTTGACCTGGTGGATCTGTACCCTATCGCTTCAGAGCTGGCAGGCGAAATGTGGCCTCTGGCCGGCCGTCGGCAACAGCAACTGGAGATGAGCGGGCTATCCCGACTTGAAGTGCGTGCCGACCCGACCGAGCTGGGTGTACTGCTGCGAAATCTTCTGGATAATGCCCTGCGCTATACCCCTAATGGCGGTACCGTGACGCTGCATCTGGATCGGGCAGACGGTCAGCCAATGATCCAAGTCATCGATGACGGCCCCGGCGTACCTGACGAATCACTTGAAAAGATCACCGAACGCTTTCATCGAGCCAACCAGCGCATGACGGGCAGTGGCCTAGGGTTGTCAATCGTCAAACAGCTGACTCAGCGCCAGAAGGCCTCTCTGGTCATCAATAACCGCCAGCCCAAGGGGCTGATCGTCACCGTGATCTGGCCAACGCGACAGGTATAA
- a CDS encoding response regulator transcription factor: MKILFVEDDLLLGDGVETALRREGHQVTWLTEGERVLEHVEKGQVEAVILDLGLPGMDGMEVLRRIRAAHEIPVLILTARDSLEDRIQGLDAGADDYVLKPFDVDELHARLRAISRRAGGRTQQNIRIGPLHIDHARHEVSWQDRLVKLSRREYTLLHELAQHPGQVFTRPHLEKLLYGCSDEIESNALEVHIHHLRKKLDSHLIVTLRGIGYRLDDTIE, from the coding sequence ATGAAGATATTATTTGTCGAAGATGATCTATTGCTGGGCGATGGCGTAGAGACTGCGCTGCGTCGTGAGGGTCATCAGGTCACATGGCTGACCGAAGGCGAGCGCGTGCTTGAACACGTCGAAAAGGGCCAGGTAGAAGCGGTCATTCTTGATCTGGGACTGCCCGGCATGGATGGCATGGAAGTGCTGCGCCGCATTCGTGCTGCCCATGAGATTCCGGTTTTGATACTGACCGCACGTGACAGCCTGGAAGATCGCATTCAGGGGCTTGATGCCGGCGCCGATGACTACGTTTTAAAGCCCTTCGATGTCGATGAACTCCACGCCAGACTACGCGCCATCAGCCGCCGGGCAGGCGGACGAACACAGCAGAATATCCGCATTGGCCCCCTGCATATCGACCATGCCCGCCATGAAGTCAGCTGGCAGGATCGGCTGGTCAAGCTCAGCCGGCGCGAATATACCCTGCTACATGAACTGGCCCAGCATCCGGGACAGGTGTTTACTCGCCCTCACCTGGAGAAGCTGCTGTACGGCTGTAGTGACGAGATCGAATCCAACGCGCTCGAAGTACACATTCATCATCTGCGCAAAAAGCTCGACAGCCATCTGATCGTGACTCTGCGTGGCATTGGCTACCGTCTGGACGATACCATCGAATGA
- a CDS encoding NAD(P)H-dependent glycerol-3-phosphate dehydrogenase, translated as MAVEHQPQVTTDDIRVPPVAVLGGGSFGTALASIASSGGARVRQWMRDSALVDHVNTHRINHRYLPEFRIHPDVVASTDLAWVLDQARLVLIAIPSGGFRQVVRQAAPFFAADAILVSTTKGIETDSFLLMSQILEQETGSAHIGVLSGPNLAAEIAQGHLSASVIASNDEQTRSRVQAALSCDHFRVYASNDRYGVEMGGALKNIYAIAVGMAAALGMGENTRSMLITRALAEMSRFAVAQGASPMTFLGLAGVGDLIVTCSSNLSRNYRVGYAMGEGRTLEEATEALGQVAEGVNTVSLVVKRASEENIYMPLATGLYRVMFEGVAPRDMATALMRSEQSSDVEFTLPREDTRRAQQQTAARDIPS; from the coding sequence ATGGCAGTCGAGCATCAGCCTCAGGTCACTACAGACGATATTCGTGTGCCGCCGGTGGCCGTGCTGGGGGGAGGAAGCTTTGGCACGGCACTGGCCAGTATCGCTTCCAGTGGCGGGGCCAGGGTACGACAGTGGATGCGTGATTCAGCGCTGGTTGATCATGTCAACACGCATCGCATTAACCATCGCTATCTGCCCGAATTCAGGATTCACCCCGACGTTGTCGCCTCCACGGATCTTGCCTGGGTGCTTGATCAGGCGCGTCTGGTATTGATCGCGATCCCCTCGGGTGGCTTTCGGCAGGTCGTGCGTCAGGCAGCCCCGTTTTTTGCAGCCGATGCCATTCTGGTCAGCACGACCAAGGGGATCGAGACCGATAGCTTTCTTCTCATGAGCCAGATTCTTGAGCAGGAAACCGGTAGTGCCCATATCGGCGTACTCTCCGGGCCCAACCTTGCCGCCGAGATCGCCCAGGGGCACCTGAGTGCCAGCGTGATCGCCAGCAATGATGAACAGACCCGGTCGCGGGTGCAGGCGGCGCTTTCCTGCGATCATTTTCGTGTTTATGCCAGTAACGACCGCTATGGTGTAGAGATGGGCGGCGCGCTCAAGAACATCTATGCCATTGCCGTCGGGATGGCCGCGGCGCTAGGCATGGGGGAAAACACGCGTAGCATGCTGATTACCCGGGCGCTTGCTGAAATGAGCCGCTTTGCGGTGGCGCAGGGGGCCAGCCCCATGACCTTCCTGGGACTGGCAGGCGTTGGTGATCTGATTGTCACCTGCTCTTCAAACCTTTCTCGCAATTACCGAGTCGGTTATGCGATGGGGGAGGGACGCACGCTGGAGGAAGCCACCGAGGCACTGGGTCAGGTGGCTGAAGGGGTCAATACGGTGTCACTGGTGGTCAAACGAGCCAGCGAGGAAAACATTTACATGCCGCTGGCCACCGGGCTTTATCGGGTCATGTTTGAAGGCGTTGCGCCACGTGACATGGCCACGGCGCTCATGCGCAGTGAGCAAAGCAGTGACGTTGAATTCACGCTGCCGCGAGAGGATACGCGGCGTGCACAGCAGCAAACCGCAGCCAGGGATATCCCATCATGA